The Candidatus Omnitrophota bacterium genome includes a window with the following:
- a CDS encoding glycosyltransferase family 9 protein, whose product MEIDRNAEFINHLGGHLRTGSLTTKFWFTNSDQADCDKILQKNGLSRGNYICVFPGSGFRAKHWGTDNWLKFFEGFFCGYPLTKVVLLGGPRDKKVNDAIFARLRSRNQVIDLTGSLNLRVLAKVIAHSKLLVSTDTAAIHIAAAVGTPNVCIMGGGHFGRFYPYGDLSKNRIVHKQMDCYGCNWRCRYSSIKCIQDIDCEDVLKEVQKIL is encoded by the coding sequence ATGGAGATAGACAGAAATGCCGAATTTATTAACCATTTGGGCGGCCATTTGAGGACGGGCAGCCTCACCACGAAGTTCTGGTTTACAAATTCCGACCAGGCGGATTGCGATAAGATTTTACAAAAGAATGGATTGAGCCGCGGGAATTATATTTGTGTGTTCCCGGGGTCCGGCTTTCGTGCCAAACATTGGGGAACGGATAATTGGTTAAAATTTTTTGAGGGGTTTTTTTGTGGATATCCTCTGACGAAGGTCGTGTTATTGGGGGGTCCTCGTGACAAGAAAGTGAATGATGCCATCTTTGCGCGATTGCGATCAAGAAATCAGGTCATTGACCTGACCGGCAGCCTGAATCTAAGGGTGCTGGCCAAAGTCATTGCCCATTCCAAATTGTTGGTTTCCACGGATACCGCGGCGATTCATATTGCCGCGGCAGTCGGGACCCCCAACGTTTGTATTATGGGAGGCGGGCATTTTGGGCGTTTTTATCCGTATGGCGATCTGTCAAAAAACCGGATCGTCCACAAGCAGATGGATTGTTATGGCTGTAATTGGCGGTGCCGTTATTCCAGCATAAAGTGCATTCAGGATATCGATTGTGAGGATGTTTTGAAAGAAGTGCAAAAAATTTTGTGA
- a CDS encoding polysaccharide pyruvyl transferase family protein, producing the protein MKNIVFLTTVNHNVGDDFIREGLVYLLKDVVGEFHQILIHKHEPLRPVPGLLKFRGLRRIWKISRKGHVERYFNRIFKADIVIQAGAPVYWISNSHDSSMAEWVKPFWHDRVAQFYKEKPVLNLAAGSCFSLQEKLSSILKHEKLTSFIRDIHRFCRVTTVRDALAKEILDGLGLKNELLPCASIFARDLFSVEPKPPEFFLINYMKLTGHYAWDPGFDADVWIRKVLEVYRIAKKIYPVKFICHNLQEIREARDIGIPRQELFYSRDHRDYIEMYSKGAGGFLNRVHGAMMLASFGRKSFVVGNDTRIQMASLIGIPAVPVSEVAKIDAKSAVDSVLNEQGPFSEAMRTVRERAAGSYRAILRESLRS; encoded by the coding sequence ATGAAAAATATAGTTTTTTTGACAACAGTTAACCATAACGTTGGGGACGATTTCATCCGGGAGGGGCTTGTCTATTTATTAAAAGACGTTGTCGGCGAATTTCATCAGATCCTGATTCATAAACATGAGCCGTTAAGACCTGTCCCCGGCCTTTTAAAGTTCAGGGGGCTCCGAAGGATTTGGAAGATTTCAAGAAAAGGCCATGTGGAGAGATATTTTAATCGTATTTTTAAGGCAGATATTGTCATCCAGGCCGGTGCGCCTGTCTATTGGATCTCAAATTCTCATGACAGCTCCATGGCCGAATGGGTTAAGCCGTTCTGGCATGATCGGGTTGCCCAATTTTATAAGGAAAAGCCCGTTCTTAATTTGGCGGCGGGATCATGTTTCTCATTGCAGGAAAAGCTATCATCAATTCTGAAACACGAGAAATTGACAAGTTTTATCAGGGATATTCACCGTTTTTGCCGCGTTACGACCGTCCGGGATGCCCTCGCTAAAGAAATTCTGGACGGGCTTGGATTAAAGAACGAACTGCTTCCCTGCGCATCAATTTTTGCCAGGGATTTATTCTCTGTGGAGCCAAAGCCGCCCGAGTTTTTTCTGATCAACTACATGAAATTAACGGGACATTACGCGTGGGACCCGGGATTTGACGCTGACGTCTGGATCCGGAAAGTTTTAGAGGTGTATCGCATTGCCAAGAAGATATACCCTGTTAAATTTATTTGCCATAATTTGCAGGAAATCCGGGAGGCCCGGGATATCGGCATCCCCCGTCAGGAGCTTTTTTATTCGCGCGATCACCGGGATTATATCGAAATGTATTCTAAGGGCGCGGGTGGATTTCTAAATCGTGTGCATGGCGCGATGATGCTGGCAAGTTTTGGCCGGAAGTCCTTTGTTGTCGGCAATGATACAAGGATTCAAATGGCCAGCTTAATTGGGATCCCTGCTGTCCCTGTGTCTGAAGTTGCGAAAATCGATGCCAAATCGGCTGTCGATTCGGTATTGAACGAGCAAGGCCCTTTTTCTGAAGCCATGAGGACCGTCAGAGAAAGAGCGGCTGGTTCCTATCGCGCAATATTGCGTGAAAGCTTGCGATCATGA